The genomic stretch ATCGTCTTCTTGCCGGCCCGTCCGTCGGCAAGCTCCTGAATTATTATATAGTCACGCGTGTCGTCGACGACAACACCAATGCCAATGCGTACAACAACAATCTGACATCTACGTGCAACAATTCCAGGCGGTCGCCGAGGAGCTTGGCGTGTACATGGTGGGCTTCGACCGGGCGGGGTACGGCGAGAGCGACCCGAACCCGGCGCGGTCCGTGGAGAGCGCGGCGCTGGACATTGCGGACCTCGCCGACGCGCTGGGGCTCGGCGACAAGTTCTACGTCGTCGGCTTCTCCCTCGGCTGCCACGCCGTGTGGGGCGCGCTCAGGTACATCCCGGACCGGATCGCCGGGGCCGCCATGCTGGCGCCGGTGGTGAACTACTGGTGGCCCGGGTTCCccgcggagctggcggcgcgggaGTACGGCCGGCAGCAGCGCGGCGACCAGTGGGCGCTGCGCGTGGCGCACCACGCCCCCGGCGTCCTCCACTGGTGGATGGAGCAGACCTGGCTGCCCCtgcccacctccaccgtcgtcgcCAACACCACCTACCTCCCCAACAAGCGCGACGCCGAGATCCGCCGCACACTCACCGCCGACGGCACCCTCCGGAACAAGAGGGAGATGGCCACGCAGCAGGGGATCCAGGAGTCGTACTACAGGGATATGGCGGTCATGTTCGGCAAGTGGGAGTTCGACCCGATGGCgctgccggagccggccaagggcTGCCCGGTGCACCTGTGGCAGGGTGACGAGGACGGCCTCGTGCCGGTCGCGCTGCAGCGGCACGTCGCTGGGAGCCTCGGGTGGGTTAACTACCACGAGCTCCCCGGCACCGGCCACTTCCTTTCCGCTGTTCCCGGACTAGGAGACACCGTTCTCCGGACACTCTTCGGTTGATCGCCAATACTCCTAGGAGAACTAGAGAAGAATAGCTGGTTTATTAGCTAGCTTGGCGTACCATGAGGACTTGCAAAATACTCCTACTACAGTGCAGTATGTTCATTTCTTGGTTAAGTTATACGTGGGGCATGAGGCAGCATGtagattttctatttctttttctttctttaattTTTTGTAATGAAAACTATGCTGCCAAGAAGCCCTGAAAAGTAAAACTTAACATTTTCCATATCTTTCCGGAATTTTGGAAACTGACAGTTCTGAGTTCTCTGTCAAATTTTTTCGAACCATCTTTTTTGAATAAGCACAGTTCACTTCCCGTATATTTTACCTATAAAATTTGCAGCACCTTACAGGATGGGTTCCTGTCACGTACCTACACCCACAATGCTCATACCTACACATAGGCGCGCGCACACATACACACTTTTTTTTCAGGTAAACACGTACACACTTCGAGCAACTCACTGTAGGAAAACGCTACGTTGTCTATGGCCTCTTTCTTTGCCGATGGTTTTTTATCGAGACCATCAGCATACTTCTCAATGCAGAGCACCCCGCAATGTTGCttcacaaagacaacacaaccggcTGGGTTCACAAGTTACACTGTATATAAACTGCATCAAGAAAACCGGTTGGGTTCAAGGTGTcttcattttatttttcaaacCGAGTGCTAGGGAGTAAAGAGTGTAGTTTATCCCCTTTTAGATGTGCTAGAAACGTGTAGGCTCGCATTATTCACGATATTGCACCTTCTATGTAAAATGTTGAGAAAATCTTCAATTTGATCTATAAAGTTGCCTCAGATGTGCACCTTAGTCACGAACTTGCAAATCGTAAATTATGGCTCAAGAAGTTGCCAGCGTTTTGGTCATTCTGTCATGGCCAATGCTAGTTTGCTGATGTGGTcaactattttttttgcaaattgcTCCCCAAAAAGGTCAAACCGAGGActaaaaaattagaaaaacaaAATTTAGGGGGGTGATTTGAAAAAAATACAATTTACCACATCAGCAAACTAACGGGCACCGTGTAGAAGTGACCAAAACACTCGTGCGGGGCAACTTCGTGATCCAGAATTCATAATTTGCAAGTTCGTGACCGAAATGCACATACGGGGTAACTTCATAGACCAAATTGGGGGTTTCTCTAAAATGTTTGCCTGGCTTCCTCTTTCACCTCTAAATTATTGGACCAGTGCATGTTATATTCTGCTTCATCCTAATACCAAGTCAGCACCGTCGATATTTATGACAATAATATAGTGTTGACatttgtagagaagaaggacacgGTTTTATCAACGTACCAATTCTTCTCTATACTACAAATTACTTTATCCTTGATTGTGTCTGAGGTCTTATTGATGAAGAAGTCCAGTTTCTCAGCGATATCATGTTACCAAAGATTTCGTAAATGACATGAAGTAGTCTTTGCCTGAACTTCAATGGCTCTGAAGACCAGGTCTTTTTTTTTGGaacaaggcaaaagatttgccatttttATTGATTAAGGAGAAGGATTTTTAGAGGTCTTACAAACCAAGCTTGACCATAGCCAAGCCGATACATAAAAGCCTACTCTCGCGACATAACGTTACTCAACGCTTTTGCCCCGGCTAGGCACCACATTGCCGCCTCGTCTTTAATTTTCGTAACTAGCATATTAGACGTTATGAAAGTGTTGTGGAAGACATGGAAATTTCTTTCTTTCCAAATTTTCCAAGAAACCAACATGGCAAGCGAAGCCATTGCCCTTCTCGATTGCCCTCTCTTGTGGACGCCTTCAAGCCACCATTCTTTCACCGTGCTCATCACTTGCCAATCCCTTGGTTCAACATCATGTAGGCCAAGCCAAGCTTTCAAAGATGACCAAAATCTAACGGTGAACCGACACTTGAAGAGAAGGTGGTCCGCCGACTCTTGCACTTGATTACAAAGCTTGCATAGCCCACAATTAGGCCAACCTCTTTTTTGAAGCCTATCCGCCGTTCACACCCTATTTTGTAGGATCAACCAAGGAAAAAAATTGCACTTTAGCGGTGCCCACGGCTTCCAAACAATAGTGGACAAAGGGGATATAGCGGACCAGGTCACTTTCTCAACACGAAGTGAACCTAGTTGTGATGGTATGATGGATTTAACCAAAGTAACTAGACACAATATTTATCGCTTAATGGTGACAACTTTTACCTTTTATCCGAATTGAAAGACACCGTCCATAAAAAAACACTGCAATGTACTTTTTCTCCCGTTTGTTTTGCACGTCTTGATAGGAACTTCCAGCTATTTCTATACGAGTTTTTGAAATCGTCAAACGAAGTTTCAACGTTTTCCGTTAACTTGCATCATCAAAATTTCGATTTCGCAACGAACTCTTGCACCACTTCCTCCTTCGGTGGAGGGTCACGTgtttgagattgaaagaaaaatagaaatgcCATGTTAACAATCTTACACCCCAAATTCTAAGCGTAGATCAGTTACTTAAGATCATGAGGTGGAGCCAGTCTGAGCAGGTTTAAGCTGAAGACTTGGTGTGGGTGCTCAtgttttacctggatttattcaaGCATTTAATCGGTCATAATTTTCGGTGTTAGGTCAGCGCGTCTGCGTCTACAATGTGTTTCTCAAAGAAATATCTAGACATTTGAATATTAACTCACATGTTTTTATAGTCTTTAGTTCTTTGACAATTTCAGGGAGTGAACAAAAAGCGAAGTGGATTGGGGGTTTCTCCACCTTAAAGCCTTGTCCGGTTACCTCGGATTGAAGGGGATTAAGCGGTATAAAATCTCTTGCAATTAAAAAATTCCCTCCAATACTCTCACTGACCCTATCAAATTTCTCCTAGTTTAAACCATCCATATAAATAAATTATCAATTTTTTGTGAGATTTGGGCCAAAATTTGATGAAACCCGGACTCCACATCATCACTGCCATGTATGCTATGGCCGTCAGATTTACTTTGTGTAAGGACACGTAAAGTGAGTAGTTTCTGCAACAAAGACATCAATAATGAGTGGTTTCTGCAATTTTCTCGTTGGATTTGCTAATGCGGGCTGACCCTAAGTTAGGCGAAGGAGGGTGAATTTCACCTTTCGATCAGCTGGGAGAACCGAAGTGCAGTAGGTGATGTCTCTCAGAAAACAGGGATTTAACAACACTGGTTATGCAGCAGGGGTCAGTAGAGTTGCGTCGTTTGATTGACCCGTGGAAGGACCGGACCGGtaggggcgatttacacaaaaataacccaaaagtggaagaaaagcacagactgaccctccggcgaaactatttcaccaatctaatctttttgtgtggcgctcctcccacgggcgccacacacccagccgacgtggcgccatcgacgctgagctggtgcgcccatccgacgtggcagcgtgtgtggcgcccctcccaacggcgccacacatgcacttggaatcccccaaaacatactgtgagacaaatcctctgggacttagccgttttgcgaggctcgatgtgtggcgccgatgccacgggcgccacaccagcctgtgtggcgccgatgccacgggcgccacacatagaggctcgcgaaaacgtctaaggacttatcgtccggagcccctggatgttttcgacccaatagttcatataagttggcatgtgtggcgccgatgccacgggcgccacactagcacttgtggcgccagtggaaagggcgccacacatggacttgtgttgaaaacatgaaaaatcctaccaaactccaacagttacgagtacaacattggacacaacaagtagcaatttcatgacatacacatataacacttcataggtcacattgtagcacgtagattcaaacaacaagtagcattacagaccatggttcgaaatgacatagggttcacaaatcgatacttatgaatatagagttcacaacaacacgtagcacatcctagtagcgtcctcgacgtgccgtcctcgtgggctgcttccggacggccatcctcttcgtccgctgccttggctgttgttgctgctgctcctgctgctcctgctgctgctcctgctgctcctgctcctcctcctcctcctcctcctcctcctcatctgaagagaacggctcgtcgttcctcatcctcgacatagctgatctccgcggcggcccgtcatcctcctcagtgacaaccttctttcctcggttgacataatcttccggagtgtaccggtttggagccttgccccttggcttcaactggtaagctgaccgttgcttggaggtacgctttggaagtatgccttgactcagaattaggtcgtcctcaggaggaatcttcacaaacatgaacacatgagattacaaaagttgaaattagtaagaacatgtttcacagcaacaaaatagtccatacctgcggttcttcagaaaaggaggatgtagggatttcgccttcgcggcaacctagcaagttcgctaaccgccgcatctttcgtgcagtgttctgcgtcatggaactcatggttacaaagccaccagaacataatagtgtacattcaaagttggtgatcataccttaatgaaattccgcaacggtccgacagagcttttcatctctcccgctctgctcccacataacctcgcactcctcggctgtttttggatctcctcccgctgtgacaaacatagcatacacaatttaagcgagcacatggcaatctagatgatgtactagttagtgagagaatccattaccacgaagttcagctcggaagcaatagaagtcgatctccctctgcgagcaaaagtgtcgtgctggctttgcccaacctcatcgaactggatggggtcgtccaagatctcctcacgatacgcgtgcttcactaactcgatacgcgtgttctgatggaaccactcgaggtagttgttgaaagcggtgaagtcgtgaggcacaatctgctcagggccagcattccgtgccgcttccaagcagtgttggaacgctgcgatgtggccgctatgatggactggccaatttgtgatcttcctctgccgctgcctatcaagcctgcaagaatcaacaagttagtttgtacctcttctatcaagaatcttccatcgcatgattccgaagtttacctatgaagcgccttgtccgtgtcttgccacattggtgggcactctgatacagcccaaactgtctcatcactctttgcggctggtggtgttcaacaagccacatgcatatgagtgggcagcgcatacgccagaaccgcgcctcctccgtgcacttgtggttcaggtcagccatccccgcgccaatatggtagtagctaccatatggctcccattccacctgcagcatacaattatttagaacatgccagtagaatcaatcaaaactaggattgcaactccgcagtgatcggttacctgctcagcggtaagagtgtccaactccgcagtgtactgcctgtacatgaccattggatcgctcgtcatctccgagacattgtcccaaaggtatgcccaagtgggctcccgatcaggaaagtgagggtgatgaggccatggcgttgatacgtctccgacgtatcgataatttcttatgttctatgccatattattgatgatacctacatgttttatgcacactttatgtcatattcgtgcattttctggaactaacctattaacaagatgccgaagtgccgattgcttgttttctgctgtttttggtttcagaaatcctagtaaggaaatattctcggaattggacgaaatcaaagcccaggggcctattttctcacgaagcttccagaagtccgaaggagagacgaagaggggccacggaggggccacactatagggcggcgcggccctgtggtgtggggcccccgtgccgcctcttgacctgcccttccgcctataaaaagtctccgtgacgaaacccccagtaccgagagccacgatacggaaaaccttgcgagacgccgccgccgccgatcccatctcgggggatccaggagatcgcctccggcaccctgccggagaggggaatcatctcccggaggactctacaccgccatggtcgcctccggagtgatgagtgagtagttcacccctggactatgggtccatagcagtagctagatggttgtcttctcctcattgtgcttcattgttggatcttgtgagctgcctaacatgatcaagatcatctatactgtaatactctatgttgtgtttgtcgggatccgatggatagagaataccatgtcatgttaattatcaagttattatacatgtgttgtttatgatcttgcatgctctccgtttctagtagaggctctggccaagtttttacttttaactccaagagggagtatttatgctcgatagtgggttcatgctgcattgacacactggggagtgacgaaacccctaaggttgtgttgtgcttgttgccactagggataaaacattggcgctatgtccgaggatgtagttgttgattacattacgcaccatacttaatgcaattgtacgttgttagcaacttaatactggaggggttcggacgataaccttgaaggtggactttttaggcatagatgcggttggatggcggtctatgtactttgtcgtaatgcccaattaaatctcactatacttatcatgtcatgtatgtgcattgttatgccctctctatttgtcaattgcccgactgtaatttgttcacccaacatgcttttatcttatgggagagacacctctagtgagctgtggaccccggtccattcttttaatactgaaatacaaatctgctgcaatacttgttttactgttttctctgcaaacaatcatcttccacacaatacggttaatcctttgttacagcaagccggtgagattgacaacctcactttttcgttggggcaaagtactttggttgtgttgtgcaggttccacgttggcgccggaatctctggtgttgcgccgcactacatcccgccgccatcaaccttcaacgtgcttcttggctcctactggttcgattaaaccttggtttcttatagatggaaacttgctactgtgcgcatcacaccttcctcttggggttcccaacggacgtgtcaactacacgcatcaagcaaatttacggcgccgttgcggggagatcaagacacgctgcaaggggagtctccacttctcaatctctttactttgtttttgtcttgctttattttatttactactttgtttgctgcattatatcaaaacacaaaaaaattagttgctagctttactttatttactgtcttgtttgctatatcaaaaatacaaaaaaaaaaattagttactcgcatttactttacttatttcatcatgtttccttttgattttaccgcaaagaacataccggtaggacaagggtctatagttgggaggaacaatatagaagaatttttcacccatgttagtaccgttgaagattttgaagatagacacttggtagaccttgctcccacttatgaaattgctgcttgcttgctttagttcgcactgttggaaactaaatttgttaatctcaatcctataatccaacacatgtttcttacacttggtgatatggaagagggggaaaagaaagattttgttttagaaacccttcttagagaatttggtggtctagcaagagaggctagaaaggtctttgctaaatttaatatgcttggttctcatactaattttgttagccttcttgaaaaaatggatatggataggataaggtacactaataatgctaatgctggtggggagatcaaagcaccaataccatgtaaactcctagctatgaatgatgcactagaacataactatgcttggcttgttcccgaaaatttgttcgatgagagtagcaagcccaagactaatgaaaagggagacgctgaaacttatgtatccaatatactatgcatggttgagaaaactccaaaccccgctgtaggtgcaccacccttcgataacacttgatacacactttctgcgcctagctgaaaggtgttaaagaaaagcgcttatgggagacaacccatgtttttactccagtatttttgttttatatttgtgtcttggaagttgtttactactgtagcaacctctccttatcttagttttatgttttgttgtgccaagtaaagtctttgatagaaaagtaagtactagatttggattactgcgcagttccagatttctttgctgtcacgaatctgggtctatctccctgtaggtagctcagaaaattacgccaatttacgagcatgatcctcagatatgtacgcaactttcattcaatttgagcattttcgtttgagcaagtctggtggcctaataaaatccatctttacggactgttctgttttgacagattctgtcttttatttcgcattgcctcttttgctatgttggataaatttctttgatccattaatgtccagtagctttatgcaatgtccagaagtgttaagaatgattgtgtcacctctgaacatgtgaatttttattatgcactaaccctctaatgagttgtttcgagtttggtgtggaggaagttttcaaggatcaagagaggagtatgatgcaatatgatcaaggagagtgaaagctctaagcttggggatgccccggtggttcacccctgcatatattaagaagactcaagcgtctaagcttggggatgcccaaggcatccccttcttcatcgacaacattatcgggttcctcccccgaaactatatttttattcggccacatcttatgcactttgcttggagcgtcggtttgtttttgtttttgttttgtttgaataaaatggatcctagcattcacttta from Lolium rigidum isolate FL_2022 chromosome 4, APGP_CSIRO_Lrig_0.1, whole genome shotgun sequence encodes the following:
- the LOC124647657 gene encoding uncharacterized protein LOC124647657, which translates into the protein MDRSRYYYSAAPVGTGMGPLAGQLGEWLCRAVQPPAPTPCGSPGGPPVTAQRVRLRDGRHLAYEESGVPRETARFKVVFSHGFTGSRLDSLRASPAVAEELGVYMVGFDRAGYGESDPNPARSVESAALDIADLADALGLGDKFYVVGFSLGCHAVWGALRYIPDRIAGAAMLAPVVNYWWPGFPAELAAREYGRQQRGDQWALRVAHHAPGVLHWWMEQTWLPLPTSTVVANTTYLPNKRDAEIRRTLTADGTLRNKREMATQQGIQESYYRDMAVMFGKWEFDPMALPEPAKGCPVHLWQGDEDGLVPVALQRHVAGSLGWVNYHELPGTGHFLSAVPGLGDTVLRTLFG